From Quercus lobata isolate SW786 chromosome 11, ValleyOak3.0 Primary Assembly, whole genome shotgun sequence:
TCCCATAAGACTATGAGCTATGTTACTAGGGTTCTGGCACTCATCTAAGGTGCAGGTGTCTCCCCAGGTTTTGCAGAAAGATACATATGTATACATACAACTTCAAGCATTCAAACCAGGATAATTCCTTATTGACTAATTGATTACATGGGTTTCTATCATGCAGATGGAGAAGGAGATTAGAGAGCTAACTAAGCAAAGAGATCTTGCTGAATCTCGGATTGAGGATTTGTTACGCATGgttggaaatgaaaaaaattcaagacaaGTAAACAATTGCCTAATTATTATAGATTTCCATTGCACGTTCAGCATGATGTTCCAACTGCTAAATCTTGGTTTCTTCTCATTCAGGCCAGTATCAGTGATCATCCTACATCGCAAGCAGGAGATATGTGGGACGATGATTGTTCAGTATCAGAGTCAGAGTCCCCAAGTGTGGCTGATCCTAATTATTCAAATGGTGGTGTCAGAAAGTTCAACAATCCTCATTATTTTGATGTAGATAGCGTGAGCAATTCTGAGGACCCCTACTGCCAAATTGGGGATAACACTGAAGACAATTCTCTCTCTGATGCTACCTCTTCACTGTCAATTGGAAAGAAGTTTGTTAGGTCTAATTTAAGTCAAAATCAAGGGGAGACTTCAGAAGATCCTGATGACTACTGCAAGGAAGTTCGATGCATCGAGATGGAAGAGTCAAGAAATAGCAAGAATCCTGAATTCCGAGCCGTAAGACCTGGTGAAAACAATCAAACACTGGCTTTGAGATCATCGAGGGATGGAGATGTAACTGGACAGGGAATGATGTTGACTCCTGTGAATAGGAATGGAGAAGTAAGCAAAATCCCAAATGGTCTTCCATATGGTGCTCTGGAGCAGAAATTCCACAATGTACAAATCAGTATTGATTCTCTTAACAGTCCTAACCCTAGTGGAACATCTCTGCAGGTCATGGAAGCTGGTATGATGAGTTCTGGAAGCCTTAAGTTAACTAGGAGCTGGAGTTGTAGGGCAAATTTCATGGCTGGTTCGTCTTCTCCTGAGAAGACAGAACGAATTGAGCGCACCCCACCTAATGGGTTTGAGAAAGATTTCCCTGGAAGACCAGAAGGTCTTCAAAGGAAGTTCCCTTTATTAACTTATGGTTCCAATGCAGCGAGCTTGTCAAGAAATAATTCACAGTCCTCTATTGGGAGTGCTTTCATGGATGACCTAAGATCACAGAGCATCAGAACTTCTGCAGATGGGGAAATTACTAGCATCCAAACTTTTGTTACAGGACTAAAGGAAATGGCCAAACTTGATTACGAGAAGCAGCTTGTTGATGGGCAGGTAAGAACATGCCTATTTGCTTATGTTCTGGCTTAATATTACTTTTCTCAGAAACCGGTCTTCATTTATGAGGTGTCATCTTATTTTTGGATTATGTCATTTGGTCTTCTTTTGACACGTCACTTGAAGTTTATCACACTTATATCATAAAGGAGTGGGGTGAAATGTAGACAATCGCTTTGATGAATGATTATACACTTCAAGAAGTACATGTAGAGTATAGCATCATAGCATGCTTGGCATATGAATTATGCATTACCGTACTCATTAAGTAGCATgtcaattatcaaaaaaaggaagagaaaaaagtaGCATGTCATCACAACTTATATAATGCCCGTACAGTCTTGACAAATATTATTAGAACAGTAAAATgcatattttattaactttgggCAATGTGGCATGTCTCATGAATTTTGCTTCCCCCATTTTGGTACGTGCCTTTTAGGTCCAGGAAACAGGACCAAAAGTTGATAAGTTTGGAAAGGATGTGAAAGATGTAGGAGTTGATCCAAAGCTCCTGGCACTGGAAACTCCCCAAGATTGGCCTGTGGAATTTGAGAAGCAGCAGAGAATGATACTTGAACTTTGGAAAACTTGCAATGTATCATTAGTCCACAGAACCTACTTCTTCCTGCTCTTCAAAGGTGATCCAACGGATTCCATTTACTTGGGGGTGGAACTAAGGAGACTATCTTTCCTCAAGGAAACATTTTCTCATGGAAATCATATTGTGGAACGTGGTCAGACTCTTACAATGGCTtcaaggttctctctctctctctctctctctctctctcacacgcacacatgcacacacacacacacacacattgttCCGGGAATATTTTATGTGGATGAAACTAACATGCTTGTTTGGAGGGACAGCATGAAGGCTCTTCGTCGTGAGAGAGCAATGCTGAGCAAGCTGATGCAGAAAAGGTTTtctgaagaagagagaaagaggctTTTCCACAGGTGGGGTATTGCATTGAACTCAAAGCGCAGGAGGCTACAGCTGGCCAACCAACTGTGGAGTAACACAAATGATATGAATCACATCATAGAGAGTGCTGCCATCGTTGCGAAGTTGATCAGGTTTGTAGAGCAGGGGCGGGCCCTCAAAGAGATGTTTGGACTTAGCTTCACACCTTCAAATGCAAGGCGGAAATCCTTTAGCTGGAAAAACAGCAAGGCATCCCTTTTGTAAGCTTGTTTCATGCCCATAGATATACAACTGTAGAGTCGATTTATTGGAATAGATTGGCCTTATAGTAGCATTCTTTTCATGATTGAGATTGAGACAGATTGTCTATGATTGTAATATAAGTCTAAAAATCTCAGTTTTCCTGCTTAGGTTAGAAAGCTACATTGGGTTTTGGAAATCtggttttctgggtttgttgtATCTTTCATGAACATATTTTGTGCTTATAATCTATTCGTGTCAATTTCTACTATATGCAAAGTTGAACTAGTAACCTATGATCActcactctctctgtctctctctcacaacTAATTACATAAAAGATGGTTTGATACCAAATTATATGGCACTCTGTCCGGGTCATTGAATAGGTAAATGatagttataaaaaaagaaaaaaagaaaaggtaaatgATACTATAGTTTTGTGGTTTTAAATGCTGCCCATCAATAGAATCTTTGAATGAGAGGTTTCTGCTTCTAGACAACagtaacacaatcaaaattgactaaacaaataaaatcttcaCGCATCAGAATCTAAAAGAAATGAGGCCCCTATCTAATTGGTCCAATCCAAAGACCTAGTTCCACAAGAAATAATCTTGATTTCATAATCTCATCTTCTGACTTCAATTAACTTCTCCAAATATggaccaacaaaaaaataaaataaaactgacATTATTTAATGATTAATGTTGCaaccataaactattttacaaactgttgatgtgacTAACTTCTTATCGGTTTTTATCTAGACTTACTagtaatatcactttttcatttattaataatcattcactacatcagcagtttgtaaaattttttataaaaaagtttgtatctctaaAATTATTCTTGTTTAATTTTCACAGATTTGTTAGTAGATCTACGATTAGGTTAATGGGCCATCGTTTGGTTGCTTGGAATTGGTTGAAGCACACCAAATCCACCGAAGCTATGAATTCTATTTCTATTCTCTAGGTGTCTACTGTTTACCAGCTTTGGATCTTAGCCCATCACATTATTAGCCGATTGGACTAGACAATgaggaataaaaataaaatgaacagCGGATGTACAGAAACAGTGAGATCGTGGGATTATT
This genomic window contains:
- the LOC115967746 gene encoding kinesin-like protein KIN-7E isoform X2 gives rise to the protein MGAIGGEELMKWEKMQGLSGREEKILVLVRLRPLSEKEVASSEAADWECINDTTILYRNTLREGSTFPSAYSFDRVFRGDCATRQVYEEGAKEIALSVVNGINSSIFAYGQTSSGKTYTMVGITEYTVADIFDYVHRHEERAFAVKFSAIEIYNEAVRDLLSTDHTPLRLLDDPERGTVVEKVTEEVLRDWNHLKELLSICEAQRQIGETLLNERSSRSHQIIRLTIESSAREFLGKGNSTTLAASVNFIDLAGSERASQALSAGARLKEGCHINRSLLTLGTVIRKLSKGRHGHINYRDSKLTRILQPCLGGNARTAIICTLSPARSHVEQTRNTLLFACCAKEVTTKAQVNVVMSDKALVKHLQKELARLESELRSPAPPTSTSDYSALLRKKDLQIEKMEKEIRELTKQRDLAESRIEDLLRMVGNEKNSRQASISDHPTSQAGDMWDDDCSVSESESPSVADPNYSNGGVRKFNNPHYFDVDSVSNSEDPYCQIGDNTEDNSLSDATSSLSIGKKFVRSNLSQNQGETSEDPDDYCKEVRCIEMEESRNSKNPEFRAVRPGENNQTLALRSSRDGDVTGQGMMLTPVNRNGEVMEAGMMSSGSLKLTRSWSCRANFMAGSSSPEKTERIERTPPNGFEKDFPGRPEGLQRKFPLLTYGSNAASLSRNNSQSSIGSAFMDDLRSQSIRTSADGEITSIQTFVTGLKEMAKLDYEKQLVDGQVQETGPKVDKFGKDVKDVGVDPKLLALETPQDWPVEFEKQQRMILELWKTCNVSLVHRTYFFLLFKGDPTDSIYLGVELRRLSFLKETFSHGNHIVERGQTLTMASSMKALRRERAMLSKLMQKRFSEEERKRLFHRWGIALNSKRRRLQLANQLWSNTNDMNHIIESAAIVAKLIRFVEQGRALKEMFGLSFTPSNARRKSFSWKNSKASLL
- the LOC115967746 gene encoding kinesin-like protein KIN-7E isoform X1, which translates into the protein MGAIGGEELMKWEKMQGLSGREEKILVLVRLRPLSEKEVASSEAADWECINDTTILYRNTLREGSTFPSAYSFDRVFRGDCATRQVYEEGAKEIALSVVNGINSSIFAYGQTSSGKTYTMVGITEYTVADIFDYVHRHEERAFAVKFSAIEIYNEAVRDLLSTDHTPLRLLDDPERGTVVEKVTEEVLRDWNHLKELLSICEAQRQIGETLLNERSSRSHQIIRLTIESSAREFLGKGNSTTLAASVNFIDLAGSERASQALSAGARLKEGCHINRSLLTLGTVIRKLSKGRHGHINYRDSKLTRILQPCLGGNARTAIICTLSPARSHVEQTRNTLLFACCAKEVTTKAQVNVVMSDKALVKHLQKELARLESELRSPAPPTSTSDYSALLRKKDLQIEKMEKEIRELTKQRDLAESRIEDLLRMVGNEKNSRQASISDHPTSQAGDMWDDDCSVSESESPSVADPNYSNGGVRKFNNPHYFDVDSVSNSEDPYCQIGDNTEDNSLSDATSSLSIGKKFVRSNLSQNQGETSEDPDDYCKEVRCIEMEESRNSKNPEFRAVRPGENNQTLALRSSRDGDVTGQGMMLTPVNRNGEVSKIPNGLPYGALEQKFHNVQISIDSLNSPNPSGTSLQVMEAGMMSSGSLKLTRSWSCRANFMAGSSSPEKTERIERTPPNGFEKDFPGRPEGLQRKFPLLTYGSNAASLSRNNSQSSIGSAFMDDLRSQSIRTSADGEITSIQTFVTGLKEMAKLDYEKQLVDGQVQETGPKVDKFGKDVKDVGVDPKLLALETPQDWPVEFEKQQRMILELWKTCNVSLVHRTYFFLLFKGDPTDSIYLGVELRRLSFLKETFSHGNHIVERGQTLTMASSMKALRRERAMLSKLMQKRFSEEERKRLFHRWGIALNSKRRRLQLANQLWSNTNDMNHIIESAAIVAKLIRFVEQGRALKEMFGLSFTPSNARRKSFSWKNSKASLL